CCCGGCGACGCGCACGCCGCGCGCGTTCGGGGCCCACACCGTGAAGCGGGTGCCGGTGACGCCCTGGTGGGTCATCGGCTCGGCGCCGAGCGCACGCCACAGCTGCTCGTGCCGCCCCTCACCGATGAGATACAGGTCCAGCTCACCGATCGCGGGCAGGAAACGGTACGCGTCCTCGGTCTCCTGCTCCGTCCCCTCGTACGACACCAGCAGCCGGTAGCCCTCCGGAACGTCCCGCAGCGGCAGCAGCGCCGAGAAGAAGCCGCCCCCGTCGTCGTGCAGCTCCGCCCGCAGCGATCCCACCACCACGCTCACCGCGAGCGCGTACGGCCGGAACGCCCGGAACACCACACCACCGGGCGCCGGATGCGCTCCGAGCACCGCGTGCGGCTCGTGATGCGTACCGGCCACCAACCGCTCCCGGTCACCGCCGTCCATCGCGGGGGAGAAGGCGGGCTGGGCGGGCTGGGGGTCGCCCGGTGCGGCAGCCGGGGGTTCGCCGGGCACCGGCTCGGACGTGGACTGCCTGGGGACCACCGGGTCGGGTCCGGACGCCTCCGGGGTGGCCTGGTGGGGGACGGTCGGCTCGGGAGCGGTGGACGATCCGGCCAGCACCGACACGGCGACGGCCGCCTCGGACCCGCCCGACTCGGACCTGGCCGTCTCGGACCTGGCCGTCTCGGGCGCCGCCACGGCCTTCCGCGCGGGCGCTTTCCCGGCGGAGCCCTTCTTGGCTGCGGCCGTCTTCGCGACAGCGGTCTTCGCGCCGGCCTTCTTCGCGACGGTGGTCTTCGCGACAGCTGTCTTCGCAACAGCCTTCTTCGCGACCGTCTTCTTCGTGACCGCTTTCTTGGCCACGGCTTTCTTGACGGCGGCCGTCTCGGCGACACCTTCGGCGGTCGCGGCTCGCGCGCTGCCCGCTTCGGCGGCCACGGGTCCCGTCGCGACGGGTTCGGCGGCCACGGCTCGCCCGGCCGTGGATTTCTTGGGCGCGGCCTTCTTGGTCGTTGTCTTCTTGGCCGCCGCCTTCTCCCCGGCCGGTGCCTTCTCCCCGACCGCCGTCTTGCTGGCGGCCTTCTTCGCGACGGCCTTCTTCGCGACGGCCTTTTCCGCGACGCTCTTCGCCGCGTCAGCCTTCTTGGCCACGGCCTTCTTCGCCACGGTCGTCTTCGCCGTCGCCTTCTTCACCGCGGCTTTCTTCGCCACGGCTTTCTTCGCCACGGGCTCCGCCGCCCCCGTCGCCGCCTCGGCCGTGACCGCCCCGGTCGTGCTCTTCGCCGTCGTCTTCCTCGTCGCCGTCTTCTTCGCCGTCGCCTTCTTCGCGACGGCCTCCTTCGTGGCCGTCGTCTTCTTCGCGGCCGGCTTCTTCGTGGTCGTGGCCGTCTTCTTCACCGGGGCCGGTACCTCGGCCCCGGTGTCGGGGGGCTGCGTGCTGTCGTCGGACGGCGGGCGGGGAGTCACAGGGACGGTCTCCTCGGGAGGGGTGGTGTCAGGGGGTGGTGTCGGTGCAGGGGTCCGTGGCCAGCCGACGGACGGCGGCCAGGGGTACCGGGAGCCAGTCGGGTCGGTGACGGGCCTCGTAGAGGACCTCGTACACGGCCTTGTCGGTCTCGTACGCGCGCAGCAGCACGGGATCGGTCCGTGGATCGACCCCCGCCACGTCCGCGTACCCGGAGCAGTACGCGGCCCGGCAGGCGGTCGCCCAGTCGGCGGCCGGGGGCTGGAGGGAGTGCGCGGCGTAGTCGAAGGAGCGGAGCATGCCGGCGATGTCACGGGCGACGGGCTGCGGCATCCGCCGCTCGGCCAGCGGCTTCGACGGCTCGCCCTCGAAATCTATGAGCGACCACTCCCCGGAGGGCGAGCGCAGACACTGCCCGAGGTGCAGGTCGCCGTGGATGCGCTGGGCCGTCCAGGTGCGCCCCTCGCCCGCCAGGTCGGACAGCGCCTCGAAGGCGGTGTGCAGTCCGGGTGCGTACGGCCGCAGCGCGGGTACGGCCTGCGCGGCGGCCTCCAGGCGCTCGGTCATCCCCTCGACCAGCGCCTCCAGTTGGGGCCGGCCCAGGGTGGCCGTGGGCAGGGCGCGGGTCAGCGCGGTGTGCACCTCGGCGGTCGCCCGCCCCAGCGCCCGCGCCTCGGCGGTGAAGTCCTCGCCCTTGGCCAGCATGCTCAGCGCCAGTTCCCAGCCGTCCGCCGCGCCGTGCAGGAACGGTTGCAGGACGCCGAGGACGTGATGGCCGTCGGGGTCACCGGCGCGGCCAAGGTCCGCCACCATCCAGGCCACCGGCGCCGGCACCCGGGGGCAGTTCTCGCGGGACAGCGTCAGGGGCAGTTCGAGATCGGGGTTGGCCCCGGGTACGACCCTGCGGAACAGCTTGAGGATGAACGTATCGCCGTAGACGAGCGAGGAGTTGGACTGCTCGGCGGTGGCCAGGCGCGGCACCAGACCCTCGGGAATGTCGCACCGCATGTCCCGCTCGCAGCGCAGCTCCCCGACACGTGCCTGCGAGCGCAGCGCCTCCAGGAGGACATCGGCGAGACGCGGGTCGTGCAGCCCCTCGTACACCGTCCGCCCGGCCAGTGGTCCTTCCTCGACGTGCCCGATCAGCGCGGGCGCCAGCCGGGGCGGCAGTGTCTCGCGCACGCCGAGCAGCAGTTGGTAGCAGTCGCCGGGGTGGGCCGGGGCCCCCTGGGACGGCACCAGCGGCTGATGCGCGCGGACGAGGAGGTGCAGCAGCCCGGCCTTGGACCCGCCGGCCCCCTGTGGCCCTCCGGCCGTGGTGGTGCCCACCGGCAGCAGTTCCGTCGCCGCCACCAGGCTGAACCCGGTGACGGGCCGCCCTTTCCCCGCGAACCAGCGCTGCCGTGGCAGCCACTCGCGCAGCAGCGGCTCCAGCGAGGTGAGCAGCCCGGCTGTCGGTGGTGCGACGGGCGGTGGTGCAGGACTTGTCGCGGTGGAGTGCGAAGCGGCTTCCGACATGGAATCGCGTCCTTTCCCCGGGAGGCGGGGGTGTTCCTGTCTGCGTGCCCCGGGCGGGCCGGGGGAAACCGGCCCGCCCCAGGGTTCCGGTCGGGCTTACACGGCGTCCTTCCGTAGGCGGAACCAGTAGAAGCCGTGGCCCGCGAGGGTGAGAAGGTAGGGAAGTTCGCCGATGGCCGGGAAACGGACGCCGCCGATGAGCTCGACGGGGTGGCGTCCCTCGTAGGCGCGCAGATCGAGCTCCGTGGGCTGGGCGAAACGGGAGAAGTTGTTCACGCACAGCACCAGGTCGTCCCCGTGTTCGCGCAGGTAGGCGAGCACGGACGGGTTGGACGAGGGGAGTTCGGTGTAGGTGCCGAGGCCGAACGCCGGGTTCTGCTTGCGGATCTCGATCATCCGGCGGGTCCAGTGCAGCAGCGAGGCCGGCGACGACATCGACGCCTCGACGTTGGTGACCTGGTAGCCGTAGACCGGGTCCATGATCGTCGGCAGCGACAGCCGCCCCGGATCGCAGGACGAGAAGCCGGCGTTGCGGTCGGGGGTCCACTGCATCGGGGTGCGGACGGCGTCGCGGTCGCCGAGCCAGATGTTGTCGCCCATGCCGATCTCGTCGCCGTAGTAGAGGATCGGCGAGCCCGGCAGGGACAGCAGCAGAGCGGTGAACAGCTCGATCTGGTTGCGGTCGTTGTCCAGGAGCGGGGCCAGGCGCCGGCGGATGCCGATGTTGGCGCGCATGCGCGGGTCCTTGGCGTACTCCGCGTACATGTAGTCGCGTTCTTCGTCGGTGACCATTTCGAGGGTGAGCTCGTCGTGGTTCCGCAGGAAGATGCCCCACTGGCAGTTCGCGGGGATGGCCGGGGTCTTCGCGAGGATTTCCGAGACCGGGTAACGGGATTCCCGCCGGACGGCCATGAAGATCCTCGGCATCACCGGGAAGTGGAACGCCATGTGGCATTCGTCGCCGCCGCTGGCGAAGTCGCCGAAGTAGTCGACGACGTCCTCCGGCCACTGATTGGCCTCCGCGAGGATGACCGTGTCGGGGTAGTGCGCGTCGATCTCCTTCCGAACCCGCTTGAGGAAGTCATGGGTTGCGGGAAGGTTTTCGCAGTTGGTGCCCTCCTGCTGGTACAGGTACGGCACCGCGTCCAGCCGGAACCCGTCGATGCCCAGGTCCAGCCAGAACCGCAGCGCCGAGATCATCTCCTCCTGCACGGCCGGGTTCTCGTAGTTGAGGTCGGGCTGGTGGGAGAAGAAGCGGTGCCAGAAGTACTGCTTGCGGACGGGGTCGAAGGTCCAGTTGGAGGCTTCGGTGTCGACGAAGATGATCCGCGCGTCCTGGAACTGCTTGTCGTCGTCGGCCCAGACGTAGTAGTCGCCGTAGGGTCCGTCGGGGTCTTTCCTCGATTCCTGGAACCACGGGTGCTGGTCGCTGGTGTGGTTCATGACGAAGTCGATGATGACGCGCATGCCGCGTTGGTGGGCGGCGTCGACGAATTCGACGAAGTCGGCGAGGTCGCCGAATTCGGGGAGGACGGCGGTGTAGTCGGAGACGTCGTATCCGCCGTCGCGGAGGGGCGATTTGAAGAAGGGCGGGAGCCAGATGCAGTCGATGCCGAGCCACTGCAGGTAGTCGAGTTTGGCGGTCAGGCCCTTGAGGTCGCCGATGCCGTCGCCGTTGCTGTCCTGGAAGGAGCGGACGAGGACCTCGTAGAAGACGGCGCGTTTGAACCAGTCCGGGTCCCGGTCCTTCTGCGGCGTGTCCTCGAAGGTGTCCGGAACGGGCTCGTTGACGATCATTGTGTGGGTGACCCCCCGATCTGCGGGTTGGACGGTCGCAGGACGGTCAGTACGTGGGCGGGCGTGCGGCCCGGTTCCAGGCGTACGTAGTTGTTCCTGCCCCAGGTGTAGACCTCGCCGGTGAGCTCGTCGCGCACCAGCACGGACTCATGCCAGTCCAGGCCGAGTCGCGGCATGTCCAACGAGACCGTGGCCTCCTGGGTGTGGTGGGGGTCGAGGTTGACCACCACCAGAACCGTGTTCGAGCCCGCGTGCTTCGAGTAGATGATCACCGCTTCCTGGTCGGCGTCGTGGAAGTGCAGATCCCGCAACTGACGCAACGCCGGGCTCCGACGCCTGATCTCGTTGAGCTTGCCGAGCAGGGGGGCGATGGTGCGGCCGTCGCGTTCGGCGGCGTCCCAGTCGCGGGGGCGGAGTTGGTACTTCTCGGAGTCGAGGTATTCCTCGCTGCCGGGTTTGAGGGGGGTGTTCTCGCAGAGTTCGTAGCCGGAGTAGACGCCCCAGGTGGGGGAGAGGGTGGCGGCGAGGACGGCGCGGAGTTCGAAGGCGGGGCGGCCGCCTTCCTGGAGGAAGGCGTGGAGGATGTCGGGGGTGTTGACGAAGAAGTTGGGCCGCATGTAGGCGGCTGCCTCACCGGCGAGTTCGGTGGCGTAGTCGGTGAGTTCGGCTTTGGTGGTGCGCCAGGTGAAGTAGGTGTAGGACTGCTGGAAGCCGGTGGCGGCCAGGGTGTGCATCATCGCGGGGCGGGTGAAGGCCTCGGCGAGGAAGATGACGTCGGGGTCGGTCGCGTTGATGTCGGCGATGACCTGTTCCCAGAAGAACACCGGTTTGGTGTGGGGGTTGTCGACGCGGAAGATCCGTACCCCGTGGTCCATCCAGTGGCGCAGGACGCGGGTGGTCTCGGCGATCAGGCCGGGCAGGTCGGCGTCGAAGGCGATGGGGTAGATGTCCTGGTACTTCTTGGGCGGGTTCTCGGCGTAGGCGATGGTGCCGTCGGGGCGGTGGTGGAACCACTCGGGGTGTTTGTGCACCCAGGGGTGGTCGGGGGAGCACTGCAGGGCGAAGTCGAGGGCGATCTCCAGGCCGTGGGCGCGGGCCTCGGCGACGAAGAAGTCGAAGTCGTCGATCGTGCCCAGATCCGGGTGGACGGTGTCGTGGCCGCCCTCGGGGGAGCCGATCGCCCAGGGCACGCCCACGTCGTCCGGTGTCGGGGAGAGCGTGTTGTTGCGGCCCTTGCGGAAGGTGGTCCCGATGGGGTGGATCGGGGGGAGGTAGACGACGTCGAAGCCCATGGCGGCGATGGCCGGCAGGCGGCGGGCGGCGGTGCGGAAGGTTCCGTGGGGCTGCTCGGGGGTGCCCTCGGAGCGGGGGAAGAACTCGTACCAGGAGCCGAACAGGGCCCGTTCGCGTTCCACCAGCAGGGGCAGCGGCTCGGAGGAGGTGACCAGCTCCCGCAGGGGATGGCGGGTCAGGACCTCCTCGACCTCCGGCGCCAACGCCGCCGCGAGGCGGGCCGAGACGGGGCGGGCGGTGTCCCGGAGGGCGTCCACGGCGGCGAGGAGCGTGCCTCGCCCGCTCTTGCCCTCGGGCACCCCGGCGGCGGCGCGTTCGTGGAGACGAGCGCCCTCCTCCAGCACCAGCTCGGTGTCGATACCGGCCGGGACCTTGATCCGGGCGTGGTGCCGCCAGGTGGTGACCGGGTCGTCCCAGCCCTCCACGGCGTAGGACCACAGGCCCTCGCTCGGTACGGAGACGGTGGCGCCCCAGCGGTCGGTGCCGGGGGCGAGTTCGCGCATCGGGGTCCACTTGGCCGGGCGGCCCTCCGGATCCCGGAGCACGACATTGGCGGCGACCGCGTCGTGGCCCTCCCGGATGACGACGGCCGAGACCTCGAAGGCCTCGCCCACGACGGCCTTCGCCGGTCGGCGGCCGTGATGGACGGTCGGCCGCACATCGAGGACCGGTATCCGTCCGATCGTGGGAGCGCCCGGAGCCTTCGGGGGTGTCGGGGGCGCCGAGGTCGGCGCGGGCGGGCCGGTGTGCGCCCGGCGTGCGGGGCGTGCGGCGGTGCTGTCGGGTGGTGCGGGGGTGGTGCTGGTCGTCGGGGGTGGTGACGAGTGGTGCGTGGCGGGCATGACCGCTCCTGTCCGCGTCAACGTGGGTGGGCGGATGAGGGTGTGGGGAGGTGGGGCCAGCGGGACGTACCGGTGGAGCCTTCCCACACAGTGCGGGTGGGCATTCCGGCACTTTGTTAACTACTCACGCGTATGTCTACACACAAGACCGGCCTCGTCCGTAGGGGTCGAGGCCGGTCACTGTAGTCGCTCTGGGTAAAGAGCCGTTCACCTGTGGTGTTACGGGCCGCTACGGATGGTCGACGAGCAGAAGCCTGTTCGGGGAACCCGGATATCTGTCCTTGACCTTGCCCGAAACCGCACGCTTGACCAACGCCCCGGCCACCTCCGCCGGAGCGGCCCGTGGACGGTCGGCCAGATACAGGGCCGCCGCGCCCGCGGCGTGCGGTGCCGCCATGGACGTACCGGAGTGGGTCGCCTTCGCGGTGTCGCTCCGGTGGGAGGCCGAGGTGATGGACTTCCCGGGGGCGAACAGGTCCAGGCTCGGGCCCCAGTTGGAGAAGTCGGCGCGGACGTCCTTGCGGTCGGTGGCGCCGACCGTGATCGCCTGCTTGACGCGGGCGGGCGAGGAGAGACCCGCGGCGCGCCCGTCGTTGCCCGCGGCCACCGTGTAGGTGACCCCGGAGGCTATGGAGTTGCGGACGGCCGCGTCGAGTTGCGCGTTGCCGAGCCCGCTGAGGCTCATATTGGCCACGGCCGGTTTCCGCGCGTGCTCGGTGACCCAGTCGACACCCGCGATGACCTGGGCCGTCGTTCCCGCGCCCGCGTCGTCGAGCACCCGTACGGCGACGACCTTCGCCTTCTTGGCGACCCCGTACGCGGTGCCGGCGACGATGCCCGCGACATGGGTGCCGTGGCCGTTGCCGTCCTGCGCGGTCCGGTCGTTCTGCACGAAGTCCCAGCCGTTGGCCGCCCGTCCGCCGAAGTCCTTGTGGGTGATCCGGATCCCGGTGTCGATCACGTAGACGGTGACGCCCCGGCCCGCCGACGCCGGCCAGGTGTAGCTCCTGTCGAGCGGCAGGGCGGGCTGGTCGACGCGGTCCAGGCCCCAGGAGGGCGGGTCGGTCCGGCGGCCGTCGTGGGTGACCTTCGTGTCCTGGACGACCGACGCCACGCGGGAGTCCGCCGCGAGCCGCCTGGCCTGTTTCTCACCGACCGTCACGGAGTAGCCGTTCAGGGCGGCGTCGTACATGTGGCGTATTTTCGCCCCGTACTTCGACGCTATGCCCCGTCCCGCCGTCGACGGGGCCTTCGTTCCCGGTTTGAGGGTGACGATGTAACTGCCGTTGACGGAACCGGGGCCACCGGCTCCGTGGACGAACCCCTCCGGTGCGGCGTGCGCGGGCAGGGCGATGGCCGAAAGCACCGCGGCCGTCATCACCGCCGTGAACCCGCCCGCCCGGCGCGCACGCATGTTTCTCGCCTCTGACAGCTGGTGCATGTCTGAGAACCCCCTCCTCGACCCGGCGCTCCCACACCGGGGTTCACCGGAAGCCTCTCGTGCGGGGTGAAGCACCACAAGGCCGCGCAGAGGGGTGGAATCGGCCAATATCACCCGTGGGGTACAGGTGAACGTCGGTGCCGGGTTGCGGCGAATTCAGGACTGAACGGCCTGGAGCGGACTGCCCCGCCGGGCGGCCGGGGTACGGATGCGCCGTAATTGCATACGGAGGGACGCGCCGTAGTTGCCACGGCCCCCGCGCCGCTACCGTCGGGGGGTGACGAACGGCGCACAGCGGAGTGCGTCCCCCGGCCCGTACGTCCTTGCGCGAAGGTGGAATCCTCTGTGAAGGCCATCCGCAGATTCACCGTCCGACCCGTCCTGCCCGAAGCCCTCCACCCGCTCAGCGAACTGGCGCGCAATCTGCGCTGGTCCTGGCACCCGGAGACCCGTGACCTCTTCCAGTCGGTCGACCCCGAGCGCTGGGCGGCGTCCGGCGGCGACCCCGTCCGGCTCCTCGGCTCCGTCTCCGTCCGGCGCCTGGCCGAACTCGCCGAGGACCGCCGCTTCCTGCGCCGGCTGACCGCCGCCGCCGACGACCTGCGCGACTACGTCACCGGCGACCGCTGGTACCAGGGGCAGGCGCAGAACTCCGAACTCCCTGCCGCCATCGCCTACTTCTCGCCCGAGTTCGGCATCACGGCCGCGCTGCCGCAGTACTCCGGCGGCCTCGGCATCCTCGCCGGCGACCATCTGAAGGCCGCCAGCGACCTCGGGGTCCCGCTGATCGGCGTCGGCCTGCTCTACCGGCACGGCTACTTCCGGCAGTCCCTGTCCCGGGACGGCTGGCAGCAGGAGCACTATCCCGTGCTCGACCCCAACGAACTGCCGCTGGTGCCGCTCCTGGAGGCCGACGGCAGCCAGGCGCAGGTCGGCCTGGCGCTCCCCGGCGGCCGCCGGCTGCACGCCCGGATCTGGCAGGCCCAGGTGGGCCGGGTGCCGCTCCTGCTGCTCGACTCGGACGTCGAGGAGAACGACCTCGGCGAACGCGGGGTGACCGACCGGCTGTACGGCGGCGGCAGCGAACACCGGCTCCTCCAGGAGATGCTGCTCGGCATAGGGGGTGTCCGGGCCGTACGCACGTACTGCCGGCTCACCGGCCACGCCGGGCCCGAGGTCTTCCACACCAACGAGGGCCACGCCGGGTTCCTCGGCCTGGAACGCATCGCGGAACTCGGCGACGAGGGGCTCGACTTCGACGCCGGTCTGGAGGCGGTCCGCTCCGGCACGGTCTTCACCACGCACACACCCGTCCCGGCCGGCATCGACCGATTCGACCGTGAGCTGGTCGCCCGCCACTTCGGGCCCGACGCCGAACTCCCGCGCATCGACGTGGGCCGCATCCTGGGGCTCGGCATGGAGACCTACCCGGGCGGCGACCCGAACGTCTTCAACATGGCGGTGATGGGGCTCAGGCTCGCCCAGCGCGCCAACGGGGTCTCGCTGCTGCATGGGCAGGTCAGCCGGGAGATGTTCTCCGGCCTGTGGCCGGGCTTCGACCCGGACGAGGTCCCGATCACCTCGGTGACCAACGGGGTGCACGCACCGACCTGGGTGGCCCCGGAGGTCTTCCGGCTCGGCGCCCGGCAGATCGGCGCCGAACGGACCGAGGACGCCATGTCGGTCGGCGGCTCCGAACGCTGGGACGCCGTCGGCGACATCCCCGACCAGGACATCTGGGACCTGCGCCGCGACCTGCGGGAACAACTCGTCGTCGAGGTACGGGAACGCCTGTACGCCTCCTGGCGGCAGCGCGGCGCCGGCACGGCCGAACTGGGCTGGATCGAGGGCGTGCTGGACCCGGACGTCCTGACGATCGGCTTCGCCCGCCGCGTCCCCTCGTACAAGCGTCTGACGCTGATGCTGCGCGACCAGGACCGCCTGATGGACCTGCTGCTCCACCCGGAGCGCCCGATCCAGATCGTGATCGCGGGCAAGGCGCACCCGGCGGACGACGGCGGGAAGCGCCTGATCCAGGAGCTGGTGCGGTTCGCGGACGACCCACGCGTCCGCCACCGGATCGTGTTCCTGCCCGACTACGGCATGGCGATGGCGCAGAAGCTGTACCCGGGCTGCGACGTGTGGCTGAACAACCCGCTGCGCCCGCTGGAGGCGTGCGGGACGAGCGGGATGAAGGCGGCGCTGAACGGCTGTCTCAATCTGTCCGTCCTGGACGGCTGGTGGGACGAATGGTTCCGGCCCGACTTCGGCTGGGCGATCCCGACGGCGGACGGCACGGCGTCCGACGAGGACCAGGACCGCCGGGACGACGTGGAGGCGGCGGCGCTCTACGACCTGCTGGAGCGCCGGGTGGCCCCCCGCTTCTACGAGCGCGGGCAGGGCGGTCTGCCCGACCGCTGGATCGAGATGGTCCGCGAGACGCTCACGCATCTGGGGCCGAAGGTGCTGGCGGGCCGCATGGTGCGGGAGTACGTCGACCGCCTCTACACGCCGGCCGCCCGCGCCCACCGCGCCCTCGCCCCGGACACGGCGCGCGAACTGGCCGAGTGGAAGGCACGGGTGCGGGGCGCCTGGCACCGGGTGAGCGTGGACCATGTGGAGACCTCGGCGGCCCCGCTCAGCACGGCCGCCGAGCTGGGCGCGACGCTGGTGCTGCGCGTCCGGGTCGGCCTGGGCGAGCTGGTCCCGGACGACGTCGAGGTCCAGGCCGTCTCCGGCCGGGTGGACGGCGAGGACCGCATCACGGACGCGACCTGCGTCCCGCTGAAGCCGGCGAGCGGTCCCGACGACGAGGGCCGCTGGATCTACGAGGGCCCGCTCTCCCTGGACCGCACGGGCTCCTTCGGCTACACGGTCCGCATCCTCCCCACCCACCGCCTCCTCGCCTCCTCCGCCGAACTGGGCCTGGTGGTGGTGCCTTCGGAGGAGCTGGGGGAGGGGGCGGGGGTGTTGATGCGGTGACGTGGGCGGGCGGGGTGCACGGCCCACTCCGCCCGCTGCGGGGCGGGGTGCACGGCCCACCTCGCCCGCTGCCCAGCGGCCACGCGACTGAGACGCGCCGTCGACGGCGACAGGGCACGAGACGCTAATTTGGGGGGCACCGCACCGCACAGCAGAGGAGCGCCCCGTGGGCAAGGTGGTCATGTACAGCTCGGTGTCGGTGGACGGCTTCGTCGCGGACGAGAACGACCAGCCCGGACCGCTGTTCGACTGGTTGTCCAGCGGTGACGTCCCCCTGGACGAGAGCGGCGCGCTGAAGGTGTCGCGGACGTCCTACGACTACACCCGGCCGTACTGGGACCAGATCGGGGTGACCGTCGTCGGCCGCCACGTCTTCGACCTGACGGACGGCTGGGACGGGAAGCCTCCGGGCGGGATCGACCACGTGGTCGTCGTGACACACCGGCCGGAACCCGAGGGCTGGGACCCCGGAGCGCCGTTCCACTTCGTCGACGGCGTCGAGGCGGCCGTGGCCAAGGCACAGGAGCTCGCGGGCGACCGCGTGGTCGAGGTCGCCGCCGGCGACGTCGGTGGCCAGGTGCTCGCCGCGGGCCTGGTCGACGAGGTGCGCATGGACGTCGTCCCCGTGGTCCTCGGCTCAGGCAAGCGCTACTTCGGGTCGGTCCACGCGCAGCACCTGCTGGAGGACCCGGACGAGGTGATCCAGGGCGACCGGGTGCTGCACCTGCGCTACCGGGTGCGCCGTTGACCGGTCCGGGCGTCGGCGGTGACGCACGGACCGCCGTACCGGGTCACGCTCCCTTCGGGTCCCCCGCCAGCCTCCGCAGCACCACCCCGCACCGGCGGGCGTACGCGTGCTGCAATCCCCTCGTCGCCGCGCCGCCCGCGCGGGCGTACCACTTCGCGCCGCGGCTGAAGGCCGTGACCGTGAGCCAGACCGTGCCGTCGCCCGTGCGGTCGACCACGAAGGACTCCTCGCCGCATTCGGGGTGGCCCGGGAGCGTGCCGTAGGCCCAGCCCTTGCGGCGGGGCTCGTCGACCGTCCACACCACGCGGCAGGGGGCCTTGATCACGCCGCCCAGGGTGACCGTCACGTCGACGCCGGGGGCCGCCTCCGGGGCCGAGGCGCGTATGCCGACGCCCAGCGCGCGGTGCATCTCCCACGTGCGGACGGCGTGCGCGGCGCGCTCGAACACGTCCGTGCCCTCGCCTATGCGCGAGCGGACGTGGAGAGGGCTGAAGTCGGGCGGGCAGTGGCCCTCGCGGGTCGCGCCGACGGCCTCGTAGGTGAAGGGGCCCTCGGGGAGCGGGCCGGTGGTTTCGGGCATGGCGCACAGACTAGGGCGGCACCCGGAGTCGCCTTCTCGCCGGGTACCGCCCCTGGGTCAGCCGTGTGTCACGCGGTGACGTTGACCGCGGCCCACGCCGCGTTCACCGCCGCGTACTCCGCGCTGCTCGCGCCGTAGAGCGAGGACGCCGCGTTCAGGGTCGCCGTGCGGGCGCCCTTGTAGTTGGTCGTCGACGTCATGTACGTCGTGAGGGCCTTGTACCAGATCTGGACGGCCTTGGCGCGGCCGATGCCGGTGATCGTGGCGCCGTTGGAGGTCGGGGAGTTGTACGAGACCCCGTTGATCGTCTTGGCGCCGCTGCCCTCCGAGAGGAGGTAGAAGAAGTGGTTCGCCGGGCCCGACGAGTAGTGCACGTCCAGGCTGCCGAGCGACGACGACCAGT
This genomic stretch from Streptomyces deccanensis harbors:
- a CDS encoding glycosyltransferase family 1 protein; this translates as MKAIRRFTVRPVLPEALHPLSELARNLRWSWHPETRDLFQSVDPERWAASGGDPVRLLGSVSVRRLAELAEDRRFLRRLTAAADDLRDYVTGDRWYQGQAQNSELPAAIAYFSPEFGITAALPQYSGGLGILAGDHLKAASDLGVPLIGVGLLYRHGYFRQSLSRDGWQQEHYPVLDPNELPLVPLLEADGSQAQVGLALPGGRRLHARIWQAQVGRVPLLLLDSDVEENDLGERGVTDRLYGGGSEHRLLQEMLLGIGGVRAVRTYCRLTGHAGPEVFHTNEGHAGFLGLERIAELGDEGLDFDAGLEAVRSGTVFTTHTPVPAGIDRFDRELVARHFGPDAELPRIDVGRILGLGMETYPGGDPNVFNMAVMGLRLAQRANGVSLLHGQVSREMFSGLWPGFDPDEVPITSVTNGVHAPTWVAPEVFRLGARQIGAERTEDAMSVGGSERWDAVGDIPDQDIWDLRRDLREQLVVEVRERLYASWRQRGAGTAELGWIEGVLDPDVLTIGFARRVPSYKRLTLMLRDQDRLMDLLLHPERPIQIVIAGKAHPADDGGKRLIQELVRFADDPRVRHRIVFLPDYGMAMAQKLYPGCDVWLNNPLRPLEACGTSGMKAALNGCLNLSVLDGWWDEWFRPDFGWAIPTADGTASDEDQDRRDDVEAAALYDLLERRVAPRFYERGQGGLPDRWIEMVRETLTHLGPKVLAGRMVREYVDRLYTPAARAHRALAPDTARELAEWKARVRGAWHRVSVDHVETSAAPLSTAAELGATLVLRVRVGLGELVPDDVEVQAVSGRVDGEDRITDATCVPLKPASGPDDEGRWIYEGPLSLDRTGSFGYTVRILPTHRLLASSAELGLVVVPSEELGEGAGVLMR
- a CDS encoding dihydrofolate reductase family protein — translated: MGKVVMYSSVSVDGFVADENDQPGPLFDWLSSGDVPLDESGALKVSRTSYDYTRPYWDQIGVTVVGRHVFDLTDGWDGKPPGGIDHVVVVTHRPEPEGWDPGAPFHFVDGVEAAVAKAQELAGDRVVEVAAGDVGGQVLAAGLVDEVRMDVVPVVLGSGKRYFGSVHAQHLLEDPDEVIQGDRVLHLRYRVRR
- a CDS encoding DUF1990 family protein codes for the protein MPETTGPLPEGPFTYEAVGATREGHCPPDFSPLHVRSRIGEGTDVFERAAHAVRTWEMHRALGVGIRASAPEAAPGVDVTVTLGGVIKAPCRVVWTVDEPRRKGWAYGTLPGHPECGEESFVVDRTGDGTVWLTVTAFSRGAKWYARAGGAATRGLQHAYARRCGVVLRRLAGDPKGA